The following are encoded together in the Osmia lignaria lignaria isolate PbOS001 chromosome 6, iyOsmLign1, whole genome shotgun sequence genome:
- the LOC143305391 gene encoding ral GTPase-activating protein subunit beta isoform X3: protein MNLGVFNRVNLKDSQGGMYSEWASLSVLIQQGSEESQSVLEKFSPGAGKEVALSIVRQLAANLGITQAAEPSPLCTDKEVQWCMEVICFGLSLPLAEHDTVRDCVNVYCEWLSALYSTPKICVPKPIIDDPNFYARKIISHFHNLFVPRKGEGTDTINRQAVLCHRVLRTLQQIARGPATLERETWESLLLFLIGINDALLAPPATREDAGEQLCERVLGVLLEVWLVACERNFPSPPLWRTLRESCLRWRHRLALVEQWNRVCLALTARLLQIMYGPMFPELKISEEDSQLVPPTMSDEAVAQAWYRLLRTIGDPVDLCRPAVISQTQAFLQYAIASPNVIDPCQHPCLQSLPQIFLKAIKGIAGQIDAFLVTNVLGVSQACCWEECCVSTITSGSASTGSGGMGWDKASNKDLTQPSPTPPTQRRLAKSFSVTPSAVTKGIPKASLIGLTTSRVSSTPPMLMSNSGPSSASSTTSMTSLVQDIRPPLAPGRPKCNSILHLFGEWLFEAAFIGTDGWSQNLPQPSGATKRPSSVLVDGPSSLQENVNDVPPALCIDRYEAGRAEALGALCRIFCAKKTGEEIFPVYLARFYQAMNHGLKVDESRECGETLSSIILNSADLFRLDLNGVQVLVPAMISALETVLPEKDLKLKSNVVSKPDLRRASIHLLISMLALPLHFQNLTIKELPTFANSVITEKNHVTFAQLKSRLMNLLINALQVETDPQNTHMLLGALLLSVQDSAAAEEVEQVTQPDTMAHDSAVNLLSSVTSDSASQISISSDQRSLGETSDITTLQEECVAFDSAHALFVRATYLVCHRLISSWKTDLNISLAALEILSGLARTRIRETDALECKRAVKWLCDYIAYQCWRPPPAHSKDLHSSIVAAFSCLTTWLTAHPQLLQDKDCLTTVLEVVELGVSGTKSVGKPGEPIKMKDEKELKPASMRVRDAADALLTVILEQVGYFPSACGAQSLSSLLDEVSLLRHCNSWTGGRVPRQAAVERFRYFVAENATILALLEEPLGNDQDPQPTVTVLIRGPFGRHAWTLQLRHLPRHRSSIRSVNTNPGRPLPLAEAAPRTDYKPRFFPDNVDRIPHCKVDESIPSLEAVMNDNDVIRSEHQILSQLLERQMNIETKYCDGYDKVPDEKPDECVPPQICHEFQTARLFLSHFGFLNMEPKENDESRNGSLTALDPTIPGFSLDLETLDNISPRTCDTVYIFYVKAGQKSSTEILSNVLHEANVSTNFLEFLNSLGWPVSVSAHAGWTGHVSTSWRVTPQLNVPQPAHSDHGGALYNGDTHVLYWADVSSEIAFVVPTQSNNMLSSDSLEETSFGSDISTNQVWFERSISESTSSRNCGTGQNTVQNSRAMSLDLEKQPPSLTGSNPSNSSSADPVKPRRATKQVLPVQTDIKIMVVWLESLEDYAQFPIGDLLPCTYTGLEQSRVIQASDVQVIFIQALSSGLMRVRLQGPVSRINLATPLIDGMVVSRRVLGTLVRQTALNMGRRKRLDNDSYHPPHVRRRLKIQEMVQKYRKNLTDPELLTLLFSSTQTYQV, encoded by the exons ATGAATTTAGGCGTGTTTAACAGAGTTAATCTTAAG gaTTCCCAAGGAGGAATGTATTCCGAATGGGCTTCTCTAAGTGTTTTAATTCAGCAAGGCTCAGAAGAAAGCCAAAGTGTGCTAGAGAAATTTTCACCTGGAGCAGGAAAAGAAGTTGCATTGTCTATTGTACGTCAACTTGCTGCAAATCTTGGTATTACACAAGCAGCTGAGCCAAGTCCATTATGTACAGATAAAGAAGTACAATGGTGTATGGAAGTGATATGTTTTGGATTATCATTACCACTAGCTGAACATGATACTGTCAGAGATTGTGTTAATGTATATTGTGAATGGTTATCTGCATTATATTCCACACCAAAGATTTGTGTACCCAAACCAATTATAGATGATCCTAATTTTTatgcaagaaaaataataagtcattttcataatttatttgttCCACGAAAAGGAGAAG ggACAGATACAATTAATAGACAAGCTGTTTTATGCCATAGAGTGCTTAGAACGTTACAGCAAATTGCAAGAGGCCCTGCTACCTTAGAAAGGGAAACTTGGGAAAGCTTGTTACTATTTCTTATTGGTATTAATGATGCACTGTTAGCTCCACCAGCAACAAGGGAAGATGCTGGAGAGCAATTGTGTGAAAGAGTTCTAGGTGTATTATTAGAG GTATGGTTGGTGGCGTGTGAACGTAATTTTCCTTCACCACCATTATGGCGCACATTAAGGGAGTCTTGTTTGCGTTGGAGACACAGATTAGCATTAGTAGAACAATGGAATCGTGTCTGCCTTGCTCTTACAGCAAGACTTTTGCAAATCATGTATGGCCCAATGTTTCCAGAACTAAAAAtaa GCGAAGAAGATTCTCAACTTGTACCACCTACAATGTCAGATGAAGCAGTAGCACAAGCTTGGTACAGACTTTTACGAACTATAGGCGATCCAGTTGATTTATGCAGACCTGCTGTTATTTCACAGACACAAGCATTTTTACAATATGCTATTGCTAGCCCAAATGTAATAGATCCATGTCAACATCCATGTTTGCAAAGCTTACcacaaatatttttgaaagcCATAAAAGGTATAGCTGGACAGATTGACGCTTTTCTTG TCACAAATGTTTTAGGAGTTTCACAGGCATGTTGCTGGGAAGAGTGTTGTGTATCTACAATCACATCTGGATCTGCTAGCACTGGAAGTGGAGGTATGGGGTGGGATAAAGCAAGTAATAAGGATCTGACACAACCTTCTCCTACACCTCCAACACAGCGCAGACTTGCCAAAAGTTTCAGTGTTACACCTTCTGCAGTAACTAAGG gAATTCCGAAAGCTTCCTTAATTGGTTTAACAACGAGTCGTGTTTCAAGTACACCACCTATGTTAATGTCTAATTCAGGACCATCATCAGCTTCGAGTACCACAT CTATGACCTCTCTAGTTCAAGATATTAGACCTCCTTTAGCTCCAGGACGTCCAAAATGTAATAGTATATTGCATCTTTTTGGAGAATGGTTATTTGAGGCTGCATTTATAGGTACTGATGGATGGTCACAAAATTTGCCTC AACCGTCAGGTGCAACGAAACGCCCGTCTTCCGTACTTGTTGACGGGCCTAGTTCGTTACAAGAAAATGTTAACGATGTACCGCCAGCTCTTTGTATAGATCGCTACGAAGCTGGAAGAGCAGAAGCTTTAGGTGCATTATGTAGAATTTTCTGTGCTAAAAAAACTGGCGAAGAGATTTTCCCTGTCTATCTAGCTAGATTTTATCAAGCAATGAATCATGGTCTTAAAGTTGATGAA TCTCGGGAATGTGGCGAAACATTATCaagcattattttaaattctGCAGATTTATTTCGTTTAGATTTAAATGGCGTACAAGTACTGGTACCAGCAATGATTTCGGCACTTGAAACTGTACTTCCAGAAAAAGATTTAAAACTGAAATCTAATGTGGTATCAAAACCAGATTTGCGAAGAGCCTccatacatttattaatatcaatGCTAGCATTACCTTTACACTTCCAA AATCTCACTATTAAAGAACTTCCAACATTTGCAAATTCGGTAATCACGGAAAAGAATCATGTAACATTTGCACAACTAAAATCAAGACTTATGAATTTGCTTATAAATGCATTACAAGTTGAAACTGATCCTCAGAATACTCATATGTTATTAG gagCCCTTTTATTAAGTGTACAAGATTCTGCAGCAGCAGAAGAAGTTGAACAAGTTACACAACCTGATACTATGGCACATGATTCTGCTGTTAACTTATTGTCCTCAG TCACCAGCGATTCAGCCAGTCAAATAAGTATATCCAGTGATCAACGCTCGCTCGGCGAAACCTCTGATATTACAACTCTTCAAGAGGAATGTGTTGCATTTG attcagctcatgcTCTTTTTGTAAGAGCAACATACTTAGTTTGCCACAGATTAATATCGTCATGGAAAACAGATCTGAATATTTCTTTAGCAGCTCTTGAAATATTATCAGGATTAGCAAGAACACGTATTCGTGAAACAG ATGCCCTAGAATGTAAACGTGCCGTAAAATGGTTGTGTGATTATATTGCATATCAGTGTTGGCGTCCACCGCCGGCTCATTCGAAAGATCTCCATTCCTCTATTGTTGCTGCCTTTAGTTGCTTAACAACTTGGTTAACTGCTCATCCTCAATTACTACAA GACAAGGATTGTTTAACTACAGTTTTAGAGGTAGTTGAACTTGGTGTGTCAGGAACCAAAAGTGTAGGCAAACCCGGTGAACCTATTAAAATGAAAGATGAGAAAGAATTAAAACCAGCATCTATGCGTGTTAGAGATGCTGCTGATGCACTTCTTACAGTCATTCTAGAACAA gtTGGTTATTTTCCCAGTGCATGTGGAGCACAATCATTGTCATCATTATTAGATGAAGTGTCACTTCTTCGTCATTGCAATAGTTGGACTGGTGGTCGAGTGCCCCGTCAAGCGGCAGTTGAAAGATTTCGTTATTTCGTTGCCGAGAATGCTACTATTTTAGCTTTATTAGAAGAGCCTCTTGGAAACGATCAAGACCCACAACCTACTGTAACAGTATTAATACGCGGTCCATTTGGTAGACATGCATGGACATTACAACTTCGACATTTACCAAGGCACAGATCTAGTATAAGAAGTGTTAATACAAATCCAGGTCGACCACTGCCGTTAGCAGAAGCTGCACCACGTACGGATTACAAACCTAGATTCTTTCCTGATAATGTGGACCGAATTCCTCATTGTAAAGT GGATGAATCTATACCGAGTCTTGAGGCAGTCATGAATGATAATGACGTGATAAGAAGTGAACATCAAATTTTATCACAGTTATTGGAACGTCAAATGAATATTGAAACGAAATATTGTGATGGATATGATAAAGTTCCAGATGAAAAACCGGACGAATGTGTACCACCTCAAATATGTCAcgaatttcaaacagctcgtctTTTTTTAAGTCATTTTGGTTTTCTAAACATGGAACCCAAAGAAAATGATGAGTCCAGAAATGGTAGTCTTACAGCCTTGGATCCTACCATTCCAGGATTTTCTTTAGATTTAGAAACTTTAGATAATATTAGTCCAAGAACATGTGACACTGTATATATCTTTTATGTGAAAGCTGGTCAAAAAAGCTCTACAGAAATATTATCTAATgtg TTACATGAAGCGAATGTGTCAACcaattttttggaatttttaaattctcttGGATGGCCTGTTTCTGTATCAGCACATGCAGGCTGGACTGGTCATGTTTCCACTTCATGGAGGGTGACACCACAGTTAAATGTTCCACAACCAGCTCATTCTGATCATGGTGGGGCACTTTATAATGGAGATACTCACGTACTTTATTGGGCAGATGTTAGCTCTGAAATCGCTTTTGTTGTACCAACTCAATCAAACAATATGCTGAGTTCAGACTCTTTAGAAGAAACAAGTTTTGGTAGTGATATTAGTACTAATCAAG ttTGGTTCGAAAGAAGCATCAGTGAAAGTACTAGCTCCCGAAATTGTGGAACGGGGCAAAACACAGTACAAAATTCACGAGCGATGTCGCTTGATTTAGAAAAGCAACCACCCAGTTTAACAGGATCTAATCCTTCTAATTCTTCTAGTGCAGATCCAGTTAAACCAAGAAGAGCAACCAAACAAGTTTTACCTGTACAAACCGATATCAAAATTATGGTTGTTTGGCTAGAAAGCTTAGAAGATTATGCTCAATTTCCAATTG GTGATCTTCTCCCTTGTACCTATACTGGCCTTGAACAATCTAGAGTAATACAAGCATCAGATGTTCAAGTAATTTTCATTCAAGCACTTAGTAGTGGATTAATGAGAGTCAGATTACAAGGTCCAGTTTCTAGAATTAATTTAGCTACTCCTTTAATTGATGGTATGGTCGTGTCGAGACGGGTATTGGGAACACTTGTCAGACAAACAGCATTGAATATGGGACGTAGAAAACGACTTGATAATGACAG TTATCATCCACCACATGTTCGTAGACGGTTAAAAATTCAAGAAATGGTacagaaatatagaaaaaattTAACTGATCCAGaattattaacattattatttaGTAGCACACAAACTTATCAAGTTTAg